In Primulina eburnea isolate SZY01 chromosome 3, ASM2296580v1, whole genome shotgun sequence, one DNA window encodes the following:
- the LOC140826066 gene encoding uncharacterized protein: MTSLSPHPADAVEPKTRSVGATELSWCKAVPGGTGTTVLALLLSKPPHIPFLQNALRRLQISHPILNSKLRFDPASSSFSYVTPSAAHIEIQPFDVQSTSQILESCETTTPLSPLHLILEQELNKNSWKDADPSLDTDLFFASVYALHGDKWILTLRLHTSACDRASAVTLLRELMEEAKGVGGVERGMHKEMGVSLGIEEYIPAGQANKPFWAHGMDVLGYSLNSFRFSNLDFKDTVSPRVSCVVRLQLNAEETGRLVSDCERRETKLFGLLAAAGMIASHSIKGIPRDQWEKYAVVTLVDCRSILDPVLCSNHIGFYHSAVLHTHNVKGGENVWVLAKRICMSLVNAKNNKKHFTDMADINFLMCKAIENPGVTPSGSLRTSLISIFEDHVIDRSSKMSQEMGLEDFIGCASVHGVGPSIAIFDTIRDEKLDCACVYPYPLHSREQMQELVDEMRRIILDAGVGFGNSPDKNEVDLQYSC, translated from the exons atgaCGTCTCTATCCCCACACCCAGCTGACGCGGTGGAGCCAAAAACCCGCTCGGTCGGCGCCACCGAGCTCAGCTGGTGCAAGGCGGTACCCGGCGGCACTGGCACTACGGTTCTCGCCCTCCTCCTCTCCAAACCCCCACACATCCCATTTCTCCAAAATGCCCTCCGCAGACTCCAGATTTCCCACCCCATCCTCAACTCCAAGCTCCGCTTTGATCCCGCTTCATCCTCCTTCTCCTACGTCACTCCCTCCGCTGCCCACATCGAAATCCAGCCGTTCGATGTCCAATCAACGTCTCAGATTCTTGAATCCTGCGAAACTACTACTCCACTTTCTCCACTCCATTTGATTCTTGAACAGGAGTTGAACAAGAACTCGTGGAAAGACGCCGACCCTTCATTGGATACCGATCTTTTCTTCGCCAGCGTGTACGCTCTGCATGGTGACAAGTGGATCCTAACGCTGAGGCTGCACACGTCAGCATGCGACAGGGCATCGGCTGTAACATTGCTGAGGGAGTTGATGGAGGAGGCGAAGGGGGTCGGAGGGGTAGAAAGGGGAATGCACAAAGAGATGGGGGTCAGTTTGGGAATTGAGGAGTACATTCCTGCTGGGCAGGCGAATAAGCCATTTTGGGCACATGGGATGGATGTGTTGGGTTACTCTTTGAATTCTTTTAGGTTTTCTAATCTCGATTTTAAGGATACCGTGTCACCTAGAGTGTCATGTGTTGTTAGATTGCAGTTAAATGCAGAAGAAACTGGTCGATTGGTATCT GATTGCGAACGGAGGGAAACAAAATTATTTGGACTGTTAGCAGCTGCTGGAATGATCGCTTCTCATTCCATTAAAGGAATTCCTCGTGATCAGTGGGAGAAGTATGCGGTTGTGACTCTCGTGGATTGTCGCTCTATTCTTGACCCAGTGCTTTGTAGCAACCATATAG GTTTTTATCACTCCGCTGTTCTGCACACACATAATGTTAAGGGAGGGGAAAACGTGTGGGTGCTGGCGAAACGAATCTGTATGTCCTTGGTAAATGCCAAGAACAACAAGAAGCACTTTACGGACATGGCCGACATCAACTTTTTGATGTGCAAGGCAATAGAAAACCCCGGTGTGACACCATCAGGGTCACTTAGAACTTCATTAATATCCATTTTTGAAGACCATGTCATTGATCGTTCGAGCAAAATGAGCCAGGAAATGGGATTAGAGGACTTCATCGGATGTGCCTCGGTTCATGGTGTGGGCCCATCTATAGCAATATTTGACACAATTAGAGATGAGAAATTGGATTGCGCATGTGTGTATCCATACCCATTGCACTCGAGGGAGCAAATGCAGGAGTTGGTGGATGAAATGAGAAGGATTATTTTGGATGCTGGCGTCGGCTTTGGGAACTCGCCAGATAAAAACGAAGTCGATCTCCAATATTCCTGCTGA
- the LOC140826065 gene encoding uncharacterized protein codes for MHRSNQNHPELFRPKSRPLGNTENSWCRAAAGGTGIAVLALQLAKKMTESSHDLPITLEKLLNSHPILHSKLYYNPTTKHFSFLKCSNPRIPLKFHDLPSTSKLLLALSAQNPDISPLHLILEHELNSKCWSDPSSFPCSGMDLLFGSVYALSDVKSLIVLKFHAAICDRTSAVSFLRELMVLAKEVERGAGGGTQKIDGEGDMGIESLVPSGLAKKTMWAHGIDMLGYSVNSLRLTNLKFKNTKLARFSEVIRLKINPHFTAEILTGCKSRGIKLCGALAAAGLIACHSTKLDSDHKLKKKYGVVTLTDCRTILEPALSTQHFGFYHSAILNTHTMKGTENFWDLAQRCYMDFEQYKKCNRHFSDMADLNFLMCKAIENPSLTASSSLRTSLISVFEDPVMDGSGQMQQELGVEDYIGCASVHGVGPSIAFFDIIRDGELDCACVYPAPLHSREQMSELVDRMKKIMIGEGDL; via the exons ATGCACAGATCTAACCAGAACCACCCAGAACTCTTCCGGCCCAAATCTCGACCTCTGGGCAACACAGAAAACAGCTGGTGCCGCGCCGCTGCCGGCGGCACCGGCATCGCTGTTCTAGCTCTTCAACTGGCTAAAAAAATGACCGAATCTTCACATGATCTGCCAATCACACTGGAAAAACTCCTGAATTCCCACCCTATCCTCCACTCGAAACTCTACTACAATCCCACCACCAAACACTTCTCCTTTCTCAAATGTAGCAACCCTCGAATCCCACTCAAATTTCACGACCTCCCCTCGACTTCGAAGCTCCTCCTCGCGCTTTCCGCGCAAAACCCCGACATTTCTCCACTTCACTTGATCTTGGAACACGAACTGAACAGCAAGTGCTGGTCTGACCCAAGTTCCTTCCCATGCAGTGGCATGGATCTGCTTTTTGGTAGCGTTTACGCCTTGTCAGACGTGAAATCTTTGATCGTGCTCAAGTTTCACGCCGCTATATGTGACCGGACCAGTGCGGTGTCGTTTCTCAGGGAGTTGATGGTGCTGGCGAAGGAGGTTGAGCGCGGCGCCGGCGGCGGGACCCAGAAGATTGATGGCGAGGGGGATATGGGAATCGAAAGTCTGGTTCCGAGTGGTTTGGCCAAGAAGACTATGTGGGCTCATGGGATTGATATGTTGGGTTATTCTGTTAATTCCCTGAGGCTCACGAATCTCAAGTTCAAAAACACAAAATTGGCCAGGTTTTCTGAGGTTATAAGACTCAAAATTAACCCACATTTTACTGCTGAGATTCTTACT GGCTGCAAATCTAGAGGGATTAAGCTGTGCGGAGCTCTAGCAGCCGCAGGACTGATAGCCTGCCATTCGACCAAACTCGACTCCGATCATAAGCTGAAGAAGAAATATGGAGTGGTGACTCTAACAGATTGCCGCACCATTCTTGAGCCTGCTCTTTCCACCCAGCATTTCG GATTCTACCACTCTGCAATCCTCAACACACACACAATGAAAGGAACCGAAAACTTCTGGGATTTGGCTCAAAGATGCTACATGGATTTCGAACAGTACAAGAAATGCAACCGGCACTTCTCAGACATGGCAGATTTGAACTTCCTCATGTGCAAAGCCATCGAAAACCCGAGCTTGACGGCTTCTTCTTCGCTTAGGACTTCGCTCATATCTGTGTTCGAGGATCCAGTGATGGACGGTTCAGGCCAAATGCAGCAAGAGCTCGGCGTGGAGGATTATATCGGCTGCGCTTCCGTTCACGGGGTCGGCCCTTCTATCGCTTTTTTTGATATCATTCGGGACGGAGAATTGGATTGTGCATGCGTGTATCCTGCTCCGTTGCACTCCAGGGAACAGATGAGCGAGCTTGTTGATCGTATGAAGAAAATCATGATAGGTGAAGGAGATTTATGA
- the LOC140826064 gene encoding small ribosomal subunit protein uS11x, translating into MSKRRTREPKEENVTLGPATRDGEIVFGVAHIFASFNDTFIHVTDLSGRETLVRITGGMKVKADRDESSPYAAMLAAQDVSQRCKELGINALHIKLRATGGNKTKTPGPGAQSALRALARSGMKIGRIEDVTPIPTDSTRRKGGRRGRRL; encoded by the exons ATG TCGAAAAGAAGGACCAGAGAGCCCAAGGAAGAGAATGTCACTCTTGGACCTGCCACTAGGGATGGAGAAATAGTATTTGGTGTGGCTCACATCTTTGCCTCATTCAATGACACCTTCATT CATGTGACTGACCTGTCTGGAAGGGAGACCTTGGTTCGTATTACAG GTGGAATGAAAGTAAAGGCTGATAGGGATGAATCCTCTCCATATGCTGCTATGCTTGCAGCCCAAGATGTTTCTCAGCGATGCAAG GAGCTTGGGATTAATGCTCTTCACATTAAGCTTCGTGCTACCGGGGGAAACAAGACCAAGACTCCTGGTCCTGGTGCCCAGTCTGCCCTGCGAGCCCTTGCTCGTTCTGGCATGAAAATTGGGCGTATAG AGGATGTTACTCCAATTCCCACTGATAGCACTCGCAGAAAGGGTGGAAGAAGGGGGAGGAGGCTGTAA
- the LOC140826712 gene encoding indole-3-acetic acid-induced protein ARG7 yields the protein MLGKKLGSMKKLAKKIKSVNTTNPEPSHRECLLKGDEEGSPPTTMSPPVGTFAVYVGPDRQRFVVPTSYLAHPLFKMLLEKAYNEFGFDQRNGLVVPCSVAAFQEVLCAVEHCNGKFDFGDKVEDFI from the coding sequence ATGTTGGGGAAAAAACTTGGCTCAATGAAGAAACTAGCCAAGAAGATCAAATCTGTAAACACCACCAATCCTGAGCCATCACATCGTGAGTGCCTGTTGAAGGGTGATGAAGAAGGATCTCCCCCCACCACCATGAGCCCCCCGGTCGGCACCTTCGCTGTGTATGTGGGCCCTGATCGGCAAAGATTCGTGGTGCCCACGAGCTATCTCGCTCATCCTTTGTTTAAAATGTTGCTAGAGAAGGCATATAACGAgtttggttttgatcaaagaaatGGCCTAGTGGTACCATGCAGTGTTGCTGCATTTCAAGAAGTGTTATGCGCAGTGGAGCATTGCAACGGGAAATTTGATTTCGGAGATAAGGTTGAAGACTTCATCTAG